The Micromonospora sp. WMMD961 genome has a segment encoding these proteins:
- a CDS encoding GNAT family N-acetyltransferase, translating to MSIAIAPFDGADRASVDEAYRIGSAARDVDLPELPPFCRQRFDALFHTPMPGTESLWALARLEGAPAGYLQLDLPQMDNTDNATVELTVHPELRRRGVGRALHEYGVRLLREHGRKRVVGMTVSALPGGPARSVAGDAFAAATGAQPALSEVRRRLDVDGIDRVALRAALAEARQLAEGYRSVCWQGATPQEYLSDIAYLNGRLLMDAPMGDVQWEPEQVDAERIRGKERALDARGRRRYHLGMRHEASGRLVAWTLLDVGASADWHAFQQITIVDPDHRGHRLGLIAKAENLHHLLTHEPAVRVIDTMNAASNTYMVAINEQLGFRPAESWTDWQLTL from the coding sequence ATGAGCATCGCGATCGCGCCGTTCGACGGCGCTGACCGGGCATCGGTCGACGAGGCGTACCGGATCGGGTCGGCGGCCCGAGACGTCGATCTGCCGGAGCTTCCGCCCTTCTGCCGGCAACGCTTCGACGCGCTGTTCCACACGCCGATGCCCGGCACCGAGTCGCTCTGGGCACTGGCCCGCCTGGAGGGGGCGCCAGCCGGTTACCTCCAGCTCGACCTGCCACAGATGGACAACACCGACAACGCCACCGTCGAACTGACTGTTCATCCGGAGCTGCGGCGTCGGGGCGTCGGCCGGGCGCTCCACGAGTACGGGGTGCGCCTGCTTCGGGAGCACGGCCGCAAGCGGGTGGTCGGGATGACCGTCTCCGCGCTGCCCGGCGGGCCAGCCCGGAGCGTGGCGGGCGATGCGTTCGCCGCCGCCACCGGAGCCCAGCCCGCCCTCAGCGAGGTGCGTCGGCGGCTCGACGTCGACGGGATCGACCGGGTGGCGCTGCGCGCGGCGCTCGCCGAGGCTCGCCAACTGGCCGAGGGCTACCGGTCGGTCTGCTGGCAGGGCGCGACCCCGCAGGAATACCTCTCCGACATCGCCTACCTCAACGGCCGGCTGTTGATGGACGCCCCCATGGGCGACGTGCAGTGGGAGCCGGAGCAGGTGGACGCCGAGCGCATCCGCGGCAAAGAACGGGCTCTCGACGCGCGGGGCCGGCGGCGCTACCACCTTGGGATGCGGCACGAGGCGTCCGGCCGGCTGGTCGCCTGGACCCTGCTGGACGTGGGCGCCTCAGCGGACTGGCACGCGTTCCAGCAGATCACCATCGTCGACCCGGACCACCGTGGGCACCGGCTCGGCCTCATCGCCAAGGCGGAGAACCTGCACCACCTGCTCACCCACGAGCCAGCGGTGCGAGTGATCGACACCATGAACGCGGCCAGCAACACCTACATGGTGGCGATCAACGAGCAGCTCGGCTTCCGCCCGGCGGAGTCCTGGACCGACTGGCAGCTCACTCTCTGA
- a CDS encoding plasmid pRiA4b ORF-3 family protein, producing MRLAEPVNPEPCDCPACSDADVDPHELIDALVTGGAELLKTDDPIEAELFAASFLAAGDLAGDGFTEALDAGIVPAVAEIATPEALAVLLALDTVHDGTAAAEAARQLLNAGVPAPSWADEVREPLQAGTCRRFADPAGSASMLVCTFDRAGRSYGFVIHIDHLDCDAAANLVLFPAEVLEEVVSTLAENSRRAGVTVTEESLDPAELRWQVERALDARADHDREADPAELADEFEEGDEEGPGYHLLAVLLRAWIRALPEPTRPAARHHDGPAALSLVDDMAQILAAAQQIQSRGSRRAGSPTKLPAKRRKSAPPAPIYQIKVGLRGAKPPIWRRLELPADTSLAALHDIIQVAFGWNDSHLHVFETAYGDFGVADRELGYRAEAPVTLEQVASGVGDRFRYTYDFGDGWEHEIVVEKVLPRQAIAYPRCTGGRRAAPPDDCGGIWGYAELVEVLGDPGHPEHGDRLEWLGLASAADFQPARFDAAEITQALQA from the coding sequence GTGCGTCTTGCCGAGCCCGTCAACCCGGAACCGTGCGACTGCCCGGCGTGCTCGGATGCGGACGTCGACCCGCACGAGCTCATCGACGCCCTGGTCACCGGGGGCGCTGAACTGCTCAAGACGGACGATCCCATTGAGGCGGAGCTGTTCGCCGCATCGTTCCTGGCCGCCGGAGACCTCGCCGGTGACGGGTTCACCGAAGCGCTCGACGCTGGCATCGTTCCGGCCGTGGCCGAGATCGCCACCCCGGAAGCCCTCGCGGTGCTGCTCGCGCTGGACACCGTGCACGACGGGACGGCCGCCGCCGAGGCCGCCCGGCAGCTGCTGAACGCGGGGGTGCCCGCCCCGAGTTGGGCAGACGAGGTGCGCGAACCGCTCCAGGCCGGCACCTGTCGACGGTTCGCCGACCCGGCGGGCAGCGCCTCCATGCTCGTCTGCACCTTCGACCGGGCCGGGCGGTCGTACGGGTTCGTGATCCACATCGACCATCTGGACTGTGATGCTGCGGCGAACCTGGTGCTGTTTCCCGCCGAGGTCCTGGAGGAGGTCGTCAGCACGCTCGCGGAGAACAGCCGCCGCGCGGGCGTGACAGTCACCGAGGAGTCGCTGGACCCTGCCGAACTTCGCTGGCAGGTCGAACGTGCCCTCGACGCCCGTGCGGACCACGACCGGGAGGCCGACCCCGCCGAGTTGGCCGACGAGTTCGAGGAAGGGGACGAGGAGGGGCCGGGTTACCACCTGCTGGCCGTGCTCCTGCGGGCCTGGATCCGAGCGCTGCCCGAGCCGACCCGGCCAGCCGCCCGGCACCACGACGGACCGGCCGCCCTCAGTCTGGTGGACGACATGGCGCAGATCCTCGCGGCGGCGCAGCAGATCCAGAGCCGCGGCTCGCGACGGGCCGGCAGCCCTACGAAGCTGCCGGCGAAACGGAGGAAGTCCGCGCCGCCCGCGCCGATCTACCAGATCAAGGTTGGCCTTCGCGGGGCGAAGCCGCCGATCTGGCGACGCCTGGAACTGCCCGCCGACACCAGCCTGGCCGCCCTGCACGACATCATCCAGGTGGCGTTCGGCTGGAACGACTCCCACCTGCACGTCTTCGAGACGGCGTACGGCGACTTCGGGGTCGCCGACCGGGAGTTGGGCTACCGCGCCGAAGCCCCGGTGACGCTGGAACAGGTCGCGTCCGGCGTCGGTGACCGGTTCAGGTACACGTACGACTTCGGCGACGGCTGGGAGCACGAGATCGTCGTGGAGAAGGTGCTGCCTCGCCAGGCCATCGCGTACCCCCGATGCACCGGCGGGCGGCGGGCGGCCCCGCCGGATGACTGCGGCGGCATCTGGGGTTACGCCGAACTCGTCGAGGTGTTGGGCGATCCCGGCCACCCCGAGCACGGCGACCGGCTGGAATGGCTCGGCCTTGCCTCGGCCGCCGATTTCCAGCCCGCCCGGTTCGACGCCGCCGAGATCACCCAGGCCCTGCAGGCGTAA
- the thrC gene encoding threonine synthase: protein MTSTLAASGIDTSASPARALVCRACSARYPLAAQHACYECFGPLEVDYDTAALATVTREQIEAGPKNIWRYAALLPAGQDPATRVTLDPGLTPLVTAPYLAAELGITAPLWVKDDSANPTHSFKDRVVSVALTAARALGFTRFACASTGNLANSVAAHAARAGVPSVVFIPSDLEQGKVITTAVYGGELVAIDGSYDDVNRLCGELVETDEFEDTAFVNVNVRPYYAEGSKTLGYEVAEQLGWRIPAQVVIPMASGELLTKIDKAFSELVEVGLVEAPAGGWKVFGAQSAGCNPIAVALQADTDTITPVKPTGIAKSLNIGDPAAGLYALEAVRRTGGWMEYAADDEIRAGIRDLARTTGVFAETAGGVTVAVLRKLVESGRLDPTAETVVFNTGEGLKTIDAVAGQVGPTHHIKPSLRAARDAGLLG, encoded by the coding sequence ATGACGTCGACGCTCGCCGCCTCCGGCATCGACACCTCCGCCAGCCCCGCCCGCGCCCTGGTCTGCCGTGCCTGTTCGGCGCGCTACCCGCTCGCCGCCCAGCACGCGTGTTACGAGTGTTTCGGCCCGCTGGAGGTCGACTACGACACCGCCGCACTGGCGACGGTCACCCGGGAGCAGATCGAGGCCGGGCCGAAGAACATCTGGCGGTACGCCGCGTTGCTCCCCGCCGGTCAGGACCCGGCCACCCGGGTCACCCTCGACCCGGGGCTGACCCCGCTGGTGACGGCCCCGTACCTCGCCGCCGAGCTGGGCATCACGGCGCCGCTCTGGGTCAAGGACGACAGCGCCAACCCCACCCACTCCTTCAAGGACCGGGTCGTCTCGGTGGCGCTCACCGCAGCGAGGGCGCTCGGCTTCACCCGGTTCGCCTGCGCGTCGACCGGCAACCTGGCCAACTCGGTGGCGGCGCACGCGGCCCGTGCCGGGGTGCCCTCGGTGGTCTTCATCCCCAGCGACCTGGAGCAGGGCAAGGTCATCACCACCGCCGTCTACGGCGGCGAGCTGGTCGCCATCGACGGCTCGTACGACGACGTCAACCGGCTCTGCGGCGAGCTGGTGGAGACCGACGAGTTCGAGGACACCGCGTTCGTCAACGTGAACGTCCGGCCGTACTACGCGGAGGGTTCCAAGACCCTCGGCTACGAGGTGGCCGAGCAGCTCGGTTGGCGGATCCCCGCGCAGGTGGTCATCCCGATGGCCAGCGGCGAGCTGCTCACCAAGATTGACAAGGCGTTCTCCGAGCTGGTGGAAGTCGGCCTGGTCGAGGCGCCGGCCGGCGGCTGGAAGGTCTTCGGCGCCCAGTCGGCGGGTTGCAACCCGATCGCCGTGGCGCTGCAAGCCGACACCGACACGATCACCCCGGTCAAGCCCACCGGCATCGCCAAGTCCCTCAACATCGGCGACCCCGCAGCCGGCCTCTACGCCCTGGAGGCGGTCCGTCGCACCGGCGGTTGGATGGAGTACGCCGCCGACGACGAGATCCGCGCCGGCATTCGCGACCTCGCCCGCACGACGGGTGTCTTCGCGGAGACCGCAGGCGGCGTCACCGTGGCGGTGTTGCGCAAGCTGGTCGAGTCCGGTCGGCTGGACCCGACCGCGGAGACCGTGGTGTTCAACACCGGCGAGGGCCTGAAGACCATCGACGCGGTGGCCGGTCAGGTCGGGCCGACCCACCACATCAAGCCCTCGCTGCGGGCCGCCCGTGACGCCGGTCTGCTCGGCTGA
- a CDS encoding winged helix-turn-helix domain-containing protein, translated as MSVTPFYERIATEIRDRIRSGDLKPGDKLPSISELCAHYGVSTQVIRSAMLTLRAEGLIEGHQGRGVFVRDRADDQR; from the coding sequence GTGTCAGTCACGCCGTTCTACGAGCGCATAGCCACCGAGATTCGCGATCGGATTAGGTCGGGCGACCTGAAGCCTGGCGACAAGCTGCCGTCCATCTCTGAGCTGTGCGCCCATTACGGGGTCTCTACCCAGGTCATCCGCTCGGCCATGTTGACCCTGCGTGCCGAGGGCCTGATCGAGGGGCATCAGGGTCGCGGCGTCTTCGTGCGTGATCGAGCCGATGACCAACGGTAG
- a CDS encoding ABC transporter permease: MVVSEAGEARGYRAAATMPFAAEFRRQASRRRTQVALGFMVLLPLIILIAFQFDSGDDDNGRNEFSSLVELATSGGLNFTLFSIFVSASFLLVVVVALFCGDTVASEASWGSLRYLLAIPVPRARLLTVKLVVALAYSGLALVLLAGTALLVGTLRYGWSPLRSTVAAELEPTEGLLRLLAVLGYLAVVLLVVAGLAFLLSVTTDAALGAVGGAVLLWILSSILDQITALGAIRDFLPTHFSTAWLGLLSTPMQTDDVVRGCVSAISYATLFWGLAFWRFTRKDITS, translated from the coding sequence ATGGTTGTTTCCGAAGCGGGCGAGGCCCGCGGTTACCGGGCCGCGGCCACCATGCCCTTCGCGGCGGAGTTCCGGCGGCAGGCGTCCCGGCGGCGTACCCAAGTGGCGCTCGGCTTCATGGTGCTGCTGCCGCTGATCATCCTGATCGCCTTCCAGTTCGACTCGGGCGACGACGACAACGGCCGCAACGAGTTCTCCAGCCTGGTCGAGTTGGCCACCTCGGGCGGCCTCAACTTCACCCTGTTCTCGATCTTCGTGTCGGCGTCGTTCCTGCTGGTGGTCGTCGTCGCGCTGTTCTGCGGGGACACGGTGGCGAGCGAGGCGAGCTGGGGGAGCCTGCGGTACCTGCTGGCGATCCCGGTGCCCCGGGCCCGGTTGCTGACGGTGAAGCTGGTGGTCGCGCTCGCGTACTCGGGGCTGGCCCTGGTGCTGTTGGCCGGCACCGCGCTGCTGGTCGGGACCCTGCGGTACGGCTGGTCGCCGCTGCGCAGCACTGTCGCCGCCGAGCTGGAACCCACCGAGGGGCTGCTCCGGTTGCTGGCGGTGCTCGGCTACCTGGCGGTCGTACTCCTGGTGGTGGCCGGGCTGGCGTTCCTGCTGTCGGTGACCACTGACGCCGCGTTGGGCGCGGTCGGTGGCGCGGTGTTGCTGTGGATCCTGTCCAGCATCCTGGACCAGATCACCGCCCTGGGCGCGATACGCGACTTCCTGCCCACCCACTTCAGCACCGCCTGGCTGGGGCTGCTGTCGACGCCGATGCAGACAGACGACGTGGTGCGCGGCTGCGTCTCGGCGATCAGCTACGCGACGCTGTTCTGGGGGCTGGCGTTCTGGCGCTTCACCCGCAAGGACATCACGTCGTAG
- a CDS encoding DoxX family protein, which translates to MNVTRLGGPTLSLFRIVIGLLFTLHGLTSVFGLFGGNPMTGQAVPVGTWPGWWAALIQLVCGALVLVGLFTRPAALLASGSMAYAYFVVHQPDHLLPLHNGGELSALFCWSFLLVAALGSGPWALDALLFRRRTDAPPSSVAEPSPVSV; encoded by the coding sequence ATGAACGTCACTCGGCTCGGCGGGCCGACCCTGTCCCTGTTCCGCATCGTGATCGGGCTGCTGTTCACGCTGCATGGTCTGACTTCGGTCTTCGGGTTGTTCGGCGGCAACCCCATGACCGGCCAGGCGGTACCGGTCGGCACCTGGCCCGGCTGGTGGGCCGCGCTGATCCAACTGGTCTGCGGCGCCCTGGTGCTGGTCGGGCTGTTCACCCGACCCGCCGCGCTCCTTGCGTCCGGCTCGATGGCGTACGCCTACTTCGTCGTGCACCAGCCGGACCACCTGCTGCCGTTGCACAACGGGGGCGAGTTGTCGGCCCTGTTCTGCTGGTCGTTCCTGCTGGTCGCCGCGCTCGGCTCCGGCCCGTGGGCGCTCGACGCACTGCTCTTCCGGCGTCGCACCGACGCTCCGCCGTCCTCGGTGGCCGAACCCAGCCCGGTGTCCGTCTGA
- a CDS encoding DUF4232 domain-containing protein: MIFSRTAARRRAGAAVAAALVLTACTPDGHRGQGGDPTGPPPTVSSPTASASVEPMASCPASGVRIRSTGSDAAMGLRALGLELVNCGDRPYQLNGYPILHVFDEQREPVMLRVVNGAKEITSGFDQPPRKVTLATGERATAVVLWRNLVTDSTVVATNGKYLTVAPAAGLPAAEVDPDGPVDLGNTGRIGVSAWKKADPATT; the protein is encoded by the coding sequence ATGATCTTCAGCCGTACGGCAGCACGGCGACGGGCCGGCGCAGCGGTCGCGGCGGCTCTTGTGCTCACCGCCTGCACCCCCGACGGCCATCGCGGCCAGGGCGGAGACCCGACAGGCCCGCCGCCGACCGTGTCGAGCCCCACCGCGTCGGCCAGCGTCGAGCCGATGGCGTCGTGTCCGGCCTCCGGCGTGCGGATCCGGTCCACCGGGTCGGACGCCGCGATGGGCCTCCGCGCCCTCGGCCTTGAGCTGGTCAACTGCGGCGACCGCCCCTATCAGCTCAACGGGTACCCGATCCTGCACGTGTTCGACGAACAGCGCGAGCCGGTCATGCTGCGGGTGGTCAACGGCGCCAAGGAGATCACCTCCGGCTTCGACCAGCCGCCCCGGAAGGTCACCCTCGCCACCGGGGAGCGGGCCACCGCCGTGGTGCTCTGGCGCAACCTCGTCACCGATTCGACAGTGGTCGCCACGAACGGGAAGTACCTGACCGTCGCGCCGGCTGCCGGGCTGCCAGCCGCCGAGGTCGACCCGGACGGGCCGGTCGACCTGGGCAACACCGGCCGGATCGGCGTCAGCGCCTGGAAGAAGGCCGACCCGGCTACGACGTGA
- a CDS encoding metalloregulator ArsR/SmtB family transcription factor: MEPHEPDLTAVPVTAVLAALADDVRLQIVRALAEGGEAACGSFDFGVSKATRSHHLKVLREAGLTRTRAAGTSRLVRLRRDEVDKLYPGLLDAVLTSRPPA; the protein is encoded by the coding sequence ATGGAGCCGCACGAACCCGACCTGACCGCCGTACCGGTCACCGCCGTGCTGGCCGCACTCGCCGACGACGTGCGGCTGCAGATCGTCCGGGCGCTCGCCGAGGGCGGCGAGGCCGCCTGTGGAAGCTTCGACTTCGGGGTGTCCAAGGCGACTCGCAGCCACCACCTCAAGGTGCTGCGCGAGGCCGGCCTGACCCGCACCCGCGCCGCCGGCACCAGCCGCCTGGTCCGGCTCCGCCGCGACGAGGTGGACAAGCTCTACCCCGGCCTCCTGGACGCGGTCCTCACCTCCCGCCCGCCGGCCTGA
- the paaN gene encoding phenylacetic acid degradation protein PaaN, producing the protein MTETPHPLYDRHAETLTRALTAITERGYWSAYPESPSPRVYGETAAADGKAAFEAYLGGDFPLDQPGAGVRVATEASPFGVELAVRYPHARPGELVSAASAALPAWRDAGPQARVGVCLEILDRLHKHIFELANAVQFTSGQAFVMAFQAGGAHALDRALEALAYAYAEMTRHPGTAGWEKAAGKGDPLRMTKTFHVVPRGVALVIGCNTFPTWNSYPGLFASLVTGNPVIVKPHPRAVLPLAITVKYAREVLAEAGFDPNLIMLAAEAPGEKLASDLALHQAVKIVDFTGSTEYGDWLETHARQASVYTEKAGLNTVVIDSTDDFAGMCRNLGFTLTLYSGQMCTTSQNILIPAGGIETDQGHKSFDEVAGGIAAAVGKLTADPARGVELTGAIVNDGVLERLAEVTKVGEPVLESRAVDHPAYADAVVRTPTIVKLTADDAETYGREWFGPISFAIATDSTAHSLELLRRTVGEKGALTAGVYSTDESVLDATEAVAVEVGVHLSCNLTGGVFVNQSAAFSDFHGSGANAAANSALTDGAYVANRFRIVQSRRPA; encoded by the coding sequence ATGACGGAGACCCCGCATCCCCTGTACGACAGGCACGCCGAAACCCTCACCCGTGCGCTGACCGCGATCACGGAGCGGGGCTACTGGTCCGCCTACCCCGAATCCCCCAGCCCCCGGGTGTACGGCGAGACCGCCGCCGCCGACGGTAAGGCCGCCTTCGAGGCGTACCTCGGTGGTGACTTCCCGCTCGACCAGCCGGGCGCTGGCGTTCGGGTCGCCACCGAGGCGAGCCCGTTCGGTGTGGAGCTGGCGGTGCGGTACCCGCACGCCCGCCCCGGCGAGCTGGTGAGCGCCGCCTCCGCCGCGCTGCCTGCGTGGCGCGACGCCGGCCCGCAGGCCCGGGTGGGCGTCTGCCTGGAGATCCTCGACCGGCTGCACAAGCACATCTTCGAGCTGGCGAACGCGGTGCAGTTCACCAGCGGGCAGGCGTTCGTGATGGCCTTCCAGGCCGGTGGCGCGCACGCGCTGGACCGGGCGCTGGAGGCGCTGGCGTACGCGTACGCCGAGATGACCCGGCACCCGGGCACCGCCGGCTGGGAGAAGGCCGCCGGCAAGGGTGACCCGCTGCGGATGACCAAGACGTTCCACGTGGTGCCGCGTGGGGTGGCGCTGGTGATCGGCTGCAACACCTTCCCGACCTGGAACTCGTACCCCGGGCTGTTCGCCTCGCTGGTCACCGGCAACCCGGTGATCGTCAAGCCGCACCCGCGCGCGGTGCTGCCACTGGCCATCACCGTGAAGTACGCCCGGGAGGTGCTCGCCGAGGCCGGCTTCGACCCAAACCTGATCATGCTGGCGGCCGAAGCCCCCGGCGAGAAGCTCGCCAGCGACCTGGCCCTGCACCAGGCCGTCAAGATCGTCGACTTCACCGGCTCCACCGAGTACGGCGACTGGCTGGAGACGCACGCCCGGCAGGCGTCGGTCTACACGGAGAAGGCCGGTCTGAACACCGTCGTCATCGACTCCACCGACGACTTCGCCGGCATGTGCCGCAACCTCGGCTTCACGCTGACCCTCTACAGCGGTCAGATGTGCACCACCTCGCAGAACATCCTCATCCCGGCCGGAGGCATCGAGACCGACCAGGGGCACAAGAGCTTCGACGAGGTGGCCGGCGGGATCGCCGCCGCCGTCGGGAAGCTCACCGCGGACCCGGCCCGGGGTGTCGAACTCACCGGCGCCATCGTCAACGACGGGGTGCTGGAGCGGCTGGCCGAGGTCACCAAGGTCGGCGAGCCGGTGCTGGAGTCGCGCGCCGTGGACCACCCGGCGTACGCCGACGCGGTGGTGCGTACCCCGACGATCGTGAAGCTGACCGCGGACGACGCGGAGACGTACGGCCGGGAGTGGTTCGGTCCGATCTCGTTCGCCATCGCCACCGACTCCACCGCGCACAGCCTGGAACTGCTGCGTCGGACGGTCGGCGAGAAGGGCGCGCTCACCGCGGGGGTCTACTCCACCGACGAGTCGGTGCTGGACGCCACCGAGGCGGTCGCGGTCGAGGTCGGCGTGCACCTGTCCTGCAACCTCACCGGCGGGGTCTTCGTGAACCAGTCGGCCGCGTTCTCCGACTTTCACGGCAGTGGCGCCAACGCGGCGGCCAACTCGGCGCTGACCGACGGTGCGTACGTGGCCAACCGCTTCCGGATCGTCCAGTCCCGACGTCCGGCCTGA
- a CDS encoding DivIVA domain-containing protein yields the protein MRRLLPQHVRAATFDVRRWRGLDPTQVYGYLALVADELERLSRDLATAHTEGERIRQALRQWQSRHTDCRHTSTAPNSRWSR from the coding sequence ATGCGGCGCCTGCTCCCTCAGCACGTCCGCGCCGCCACCTTCGATGTCCGCCGGTGGCGCGGCCTCGACCCCACACAGGTGTACGGCTACCTCGCCCTTGTCGCCGACGAACTGGAACGGCTGAGCCGCGATCTCGCCACCGCGCACACCGAGGGTGAACGCATCCGCCAGGCCCTGCGGCAGTGGCAGTCGCGGCACACCGACTGTCGGCACACCTCGACCGCCCCGAACAGCCGGTGGTCCCGGTGA
- a CDS encoding DMT family transporter, with the protein MRSRASAYPLLAVLGWGVMFPVLASALTRVDPLNLTTARYLLAAVVLVAILLLREGADALRPGVRTVEVVVLGVVGFAGFNVLTSLALEHAAPQQVALFVATTPVITQLVRWARDGVRPKPLLLSLSLVALLGVGLVITRGSLAGLGQFGLGGLMMVGAVVGWAIYTHGASRFGAWSPLRFTTLTALAGTAAMLAASIGADAVGWQHAPAAADLVAVTPQLAYAVIVGAVIAVLAWNTGVQRLGAANAALFMNLVPVTTFAVQIARGYRPEAVELVGAAVTIAALVAANLASRPRTRVSSLPRATAVTDPIAVTDPAAVSAR; encoded by the coding sequence ATGCGATCCCGCGCCTCCGCCTACCCGCTGCTCGCCGTCCTCGGCTGGGGGGTGATGTTCCCGGTCCTGGCCAGCGCGTTGACCCGGGTCGACCCGCTCAACCTGACCACCGCCCGTTACCTTCTCGCCGCCGTCGTCCTGGTCGCCATCCTGCTGCTCCGCGAGGGTGCCGACGCGCTGCGGCCCGGCGTCCGGACGGTCGAGGTGGTGGTGCTCGGCGTGGTCGGCTTCGCCGGCTTCAACGTGCTCACCAGCCTGGCGCTCGAACACGCCGCTCCGCAGCAGGTGGCGCTCTTCGTGGCCACCACCCCGGTGATCACCCAGCTGGTCCGTTGGGCCCGGGACGGCGTACGCCCGAAGCCGCTCCTGCTGAGCCTCTCCCTGGTGGCGCTCCTCGGCGTCGGTCTGGTGATCACGCGCGGAAGCCTGGCCGGGCTCGGTCAGTTCGGTCTCGGCGGTCTGATGATGGTCGGCGCGGTGGTCGGTTGGGCCATCTACACGCACGGCGCCAGCCGCTTCGGCGCGTGGTCGCCACTGCGCTTCACCACGCTGACCGCGCTCGCCGGCACGGCCGCCATGCTGGCCGCGAGCATCGGCGCGGACGCCGTCGGCTGGCAGCACGCGCCGGCCGCCGCCGACCTCGTGGCGGTCACCCCACAGTTGGCGTACGCCGTGATCGTGGGAGCTGTCATAGCGGTCCTGGCCTGGAACACCGGAGTGCAGCGACTCGGGGCCGCCAACGCCGCGCTGTTCATGAACCTGGTGCCGGTGACCACGTTCGCCGTGCAGATCGCCCGGGGCTACCGCCCGGAGGCCGTCGAGCTGGTCGGGGCCGCCGTCACCATCGCCGCGCTGGTCGCCGCGAATCTGGCCAGCCGGCCCCGTACCCGGGTCTCGTCGCTGCCTCGTGCCACCGCGGTGACCGACCCGATCGCGGTTACCGATCCCGCCGCGGTGAGCGCTCGCTGA